Proteins encoded in a region of the Elaeis guineensis isolate ETL-2024a chromosome 7, EG11, whole genome shotgun sequence genome:
- the LOC105048195 gene encoding uncharacterized protein: MEGITRIHRSLLGGEEEQDEDFLGESNGPCSLSPLQRLYGFAACLVAGLACMLLSLIVFSKPIKFAVMFTFGNILAVGSTAFLIGPGRQVRMMLDPVRVYATVIYIGCVILALVCALWIHNKLLALLAIISETCALIWYSLSYVPFARRMVSELLISCCDTEI; this comes from the exons ATGGAGGGTATCACAAGGATCCACCGATCTCTTCTCGGAGGGGAGGAGGAACAAGATGAGGACTTCTTGGGCGAATCCAACGGCCCTTGCTCCCTATCTCCGCTCCAG AGACTCTATGGGTTCGCGGCGTGTCTGGTTGCTGGCTTGGCTTGTATGCTCTTG TCACTTATTGTTTTTTCAAAACCTATCAAATTTGCAGTGATGTTCACCTTTGGAAACATATTGGCTGTAGGAAG CACAGCCTTCCTGATTGGACCAGGACGACAGGTAAGAATGATGCTTGATCCAGTTCGTGTTTACGCAACAGTGATTTACATTGGATGTGTCATTCTAGCCCTTGTTTGTGCTCTTTGG ATTCATAACAAGTTGTTGGCACTTCTTGCAATTATAAGTGAAACTTGTGCTCTTATTTG GTACAGCTTGTCTTATGTGCCATTTGCTCGGAGAATGGTCTCAGAATTGCTTATAAGTTGCTGTGACACTGAGATATAG